TGAAGGATCGAGAGAAAGCTTTCACCCATCCCTGATTTAGAATGAAGTAAGTGCATTATGGGAGGAAAGAATGGGAAAATTACGAGACAAATTTGCACGCTTTATGGTCGGACGGTATGGGGTGGATCATCTGGGAAGGGTGTTGGTCTATGCATCACTGATCCTGCTGATCTTATCCATGTTCATACGGTATCGGATTGTATACATTCTGGCTATCGCTGCTCTGATCTATGCGTACTTCCGGATATTTTCAAAAAATGTTTCCAGACGTTATGAGGAAGACCGAAAATTTCTGAATTTACAGCATAAGATACTCGGCAGGTTCACGGCATTTAAAAGTCAGGGTCAGGATAAGGACCACCGGTATTTTAAATGTCCGGCCTGTAAACAGAAAGTCCGGGTTCCGAAGGGGAAAGGAAAGATTTCCATCCGCTGTCCGAAATGCCATGCGGAATTCATCAAACGTACATAGTACAGAATGGAAATTAAAAGAAAACGATGTTTGGATATGTCACGATCAATAAAGACGAATTGAAAATCAAAGATGTGAAGAGATACCAGGCGTACTACTGCGGAGTCTGTCAGGACCTGAAGGACCGGCACGGCATGGCGGCGCAGTCTACGCTGACGTATGATATGACATTTCTGTCAGTGCTTCTCGCCGGGCTGTATGAAGGGCCGATGAAAGATGAACAGTGCAGGTGTATCGTGCATCCGGTGAAAAGACACTGGTGTCTTCGCAGCGCCTATACAAGCTATGCAGCGGATATGAATCTGCTGCTTTGCTATTATAATCTGATGGATGACTGGCTGGATGAAAAAAAACTGATTCCATATACGGTAGCAAAACTGGTACGTTCTGAATTCAGGAAAGTCTGCAGCGAATATCCGCGTCAGGCACGGGCAGTCCGCCGCTATATGAAGTGTCTGGGAGAATGCGAACGGAAAAACAGTCAGAATCTGGATCTGGGGGCGGGACTTACCGGAGAGTTATTCGGTGAGATTCTGGTATATGAAGAGGATATATGGTCGCCGATACTGCGCAGGCTCGGGTTCTATCTGGGCAAGTTTATTTACCTCATGGATGCGTACGATGATTTGGAGAGGGATAAGAAGACAGGAAATTATAACCCGTGGTTCAGGCTGAGTGAACGAGAAGACTTCCTCGCAGAGAGTGAACAGATCCTGACCATGATGATGAGCGGATGCGCCAGAGAATTTGAAAAACTTCCGATTGTAGAAAATGTGGACATTTTACGAAATATCCTGTATTCTGGTATTTGGACAAAATATGATATGTTGAAGAAAAAAGCCAAGGAGAATCATTGATGTTAGATCCATATAGCGTGCTGGGAGTTCCGTCGAATGCCAGCATGGATGATATAAAGAAAGCGTACCGAAAATTAAGCCGCATGTATCATCCGGATGCCAATGTAAATAATCCGAACAAGGAACAGGCGGAAGAAAAATTTAAACAGGTACAGGAAGCGTACAATCAGATTCTTAATGAGCGGGAACGAGGCAGCAGCGGTTATGACTCGTGGTACGGCAGGGATACGCAGAAGACATCGTATGGCAGCGATGAGGAGACGCTCAAGATGCAGGCGGCGGCCAATTACATCAACAGCCAGCATTTTCGCGAAGCCATGAATGTACTGAACGGTATCGCGGGACGCAGCGGCGACTGGTATTACCTTCATGCCGTTGCGAACGCCGGGCTCGGAAACAACGTGAGCGCGCTGGAAGATGCAAGGGAAGCCCTGCGCAGGGATCCTGACAACATGAAATATCAGATGCTGGTCAATCAGTTGCAGTCCGGAAGTCAGTGGTATGAGAACATGGGCACCGGTTACGGATATGAGCGCCCTCAGGCGGGAATGGGTAACTGCTGCTGGCAGTGTCTTGCCGTCAATCTGTTCTGCAACTGCTGCTGCGGCCGCCCATGCTGATGGCCGGCGAATGAAAGAGGGATGAGTATATGAGAATTCCTGAAAAATGGACGGGGAAAATTGTGTTTGCCGTGCAGGCAGTCCTGGTTTTGCTCTACGTTCTGTTCACATTCTGGCAGGACATCCGCGAAAAAAGAAAGCGTGCCAGAAGAGTACAGCAGCAGGAAGAGAAAGAGGCTGTACGCTATACGAAGGCAAAATACCGGCAAAAAAGAAAGAATTTAAAAAAAAGAAAATAAAGTGTATAAGAAACGCCGTTGCGGTCATACTATAAATATCTACAGAGGGATGATCACAACGGCGTGACGTTTCTTTGCAGATTACCAGGAATCACATTGGAATCCCCCTCCAATGGTGAGTGACGAAAGACAAAAAGAAATACTTATCCTCCCCTTTAACCCCCGTGGCTGCGGAAACCCGCAGTTTTCGGGGGTTTCTTAATGTTTTTGAGAAAATAAGTACCGAAAAAGTGTTGTCAAAGTGTTGTCAAACTGCTGTCAGATATCTAACAGTTCTTTTCGGCTCACGCGCCTTGTTTCGTGATAATATGCCGTTTCCCAGGTTTTTTTCTGCATTCGCACATTCCTCCTCATATGATTATTGCAAATCATACCATAAATAAATGATATGATGCAATATACAACATGAACAAAAGCATACCATTTGCACAATAAAGATGGGATTTAATTGTGTGATTTGTAGAAATGGTATGAAAAGTGCAAAGTTTGCTTGAAAATAAGTATGAATAGTTATATATTCATGCTATGAAGATATTGAAAACGGGGGAAATATAGAATGAATATAAAATAAAAAGTACTCTTATTCATTCTAAAAAGCATTGTACAAGGAGGTTAAACGATGGGGAAAATGAAACAAAGTCCAATTGTTAAGAAGCTGGGGTTCAACAGAATCATGTTATTTCTGGTTATGGTCTTGATATACGCAGTTTTTTGTGTATTGATTCCTAATTTCTTCGGCCCGTCCCATGTGATGAGTATGCTTAATTATGCGTGCTTTCTGGGGTTTCTGGCATTGGGTGTCACATTCGTAATTGCAACGGGAGGTATTGATTTCAGCATCGGACCCGTGATGTTCTGCTGTGCACTGGTTTCCGGCTATGCGATGAATCAGTATGGCCTGCCGATGGCGGGGGCGTTGGTCATGTGTATTCTCGTAGGAATGCTGTTTGGTGTATTTAACGGTTATATGGTTGCTTATTGGGATGTGCCCCCGTTCATCATTTCTATGGCATCCATGAACATTGCAAAAGGACTTGCATCGGTCTGTACAAAAACAACGACTGTGAGCTGGCCGCAGAGTACGGATCCGGGCGGATGGTTCCGCAGCCTTTTGAAGGTGGGAGATATCCCGGTGGGACTGCTGATCTTTCTGATTGCAGCGGTGATTTGTTCGGTTATCCTGAACAACACAAGACCGGGGCGATACATTCTCGGGCTGGGGAGCAACCGTGAAGCGGTCCGCCTTTCGGGCGTTAATACAAAGAAATGGGAGATGATCGCATTTATTATCTGCGGTACTTTGGCAGGCATTGCAGCTATTTTCTTTGCGGCAGCGTATTCGACGGTTCAGCCGGGATACGGCGACCAGTATAACAACGAAGCAATTGCCGCATGTGTGATGGGCGGCACATCCATGATCGGAGGTCTGGCATCCATCGGAGGCACGGTCATCGGGGCGCTGATCATTGCACTGATTCAGGAAGGCATTCTGGCAATGAAATTTACCAAGGATATTCAGCTGATCATTACGGCGATTATCGTGATTACGGCTGTTTACGTTGATGTTACCGCAAGGCGCAGAAAGAACTGATTGACCGATAACTGTAAAGGAGAAGAGAATGGGCGAAATTATTTTGGAAATGAAACAAATTGACAAATCGTTTCCCGGTGTTCATGCCCTGGATCATGTTGACTTCGACGTGAGACGAGGTGAGGTGCATGCGCTGATGGGAGAAAACGGAGCCGGTAAATCAACACTGATGAAAGTTCTGACAGGAATTTATACGAAAGATTCCGGTTCTATCGTGTATGAAGGAAAAGAGATTGAATTTCGCAGCGCGAGAGAAGCACAGAATGCAGGCGTCATTATCGTGCATCAGGAGCTTAACATGGTGGGTGATCTGACGGTTGCTCAGAATATTTTTCTTGGCCGCGAACCGAGAAAAGGATTCGGCGTCGATGACAGAAAGATGATTAAAGACTCAAGAGAACTTTTTGAACGCTTGAAAATCGACATTGATCCGGCGGCGAAAATGAGTGATCTTACCGTGGGAAAACAGCAGATGTGTGAAATTGCAAAGGCGATTTCCCATAAAGCGAAGGTGATTATTTTTGATGAACCGTCTGCGGCGCTCACGGAAAAAGAGATTGAAGATTTGTTTGCTATTATTCGTGATCTGCGTAAGGACCAGCTCGGCATCGTCTATATCTCCCATCGCATGGATGAGATTAAGGTCATTACGGACAGAGTGACGGTGATGCGTGACGGTACATATGTCGGAACACTGATTACGAAGGAGAGTACGAAGGATGACATCATCAACATGATGGTGGGGCGCATCATCTATGAAGACCCGAAACAGCAGAGTGCCTGCCCGGCGGATGCACCGGTGGTCCTGAAAGTTGAGAATCTGAATGCCGGGAAGATGGTAAAAAATGTGAATTTTGAGCTGCATCAAGGTGAAATACTGGGATTTTCCGGGCTGATGGGTGCGGGCCGCACGGAGATGGCGCGGGCATTGTTCGGTGCAGATCCGAAACAGAGCGGCAGCATTTATATAGGCGGTGAAAAAGTGGAGATTAAATCTCCGCAGGATGCCGTCAGACATGGAATCGGTTATCTTTCGGAAGACAGAAAGCGCTACGGCGTCGTCGTAGGAAGATCTGTTGCGGAAAATACAACGATGGCATGTCTTGAAAACTACCTGAATGGTTTTTTGATTAATAAAAAAGCGGAAAACAGAGCTTCCGATGATTATATTGAGAGACTGGCGACGAAAACGCCGAATTCAGAGGAACTGGTCGTGAATCTCTCCGGAGGCAATCAGCAGAAAGTCGTTATCGCGAAATGGCTGGCCCGTGACTGCGATATTCTTATTTTCGACGAGCCGACGAGGGGGATTGACGTAGGAGCAAAAAATGAGATCTATAAACTGATGAATCAGCTGGCTGCGGAAGGGAAATCCATTATCATGATTTCCTCGGAAATGACGGAGATTCTCCGTATGAGTGACCGGATTGTCGTGATGTGTGAGGGTGAGATCAAGGGAGAGATTGATATTTCTGAAGCTACCCAGGAGAATATCATGGACAAAGCGACGAGAAATATTTCTTAGGAGGGGCGTTATGAACAAAAAAAGCAGATTTCAAAAACTGGCGGCGAGCCAGGAATTTATCGTATTTATCATACTGATTTTGCTGTATGTGGGATTCAGTGCCCTGAATCCGCAGTTTGCACGGTATACAACGCTGGTTACCATGTCTGACTATGCGAGTTTCTATATGCTGATGGCATTCGGTGTGGGCCTTACGCTGATCACAGGCGGTGTTGATCTTTCCATCGGTACCGGATTGGTTGCATACGCGGCGATCGGCGGCGCTGTCATTAAGTTTCTTGAGGCGCCGGTGATCGAGGGGATGCTGGTAACGCTTCTTGCGGCGGGAATTTTCGGTCTTGCCAATGGCATTATGGTGGGTGTTATGAATCTGCCGCCGTTTCTGGTAACGCTGTGTACCAGCATGATTGCCCGCGGGGCAGGATCTCTTGTTGCAAACAACTATGCGATTCCGTGGCCGATGATTTCTCAGCCGGGCGGATGGTTTCATAATATGTTCAAAATCAAAACAGAAGCCGGTACACTGATTCCGATCGGGTTTATCTGGATTTTGATTCTGGTGCTTGTTCTGCGCTACGTGCTGAACAGTACAAAATTCGGACGTTATGTGATTGCCATCGGATCCAACCGGGAAGCAACGCTGCTGTCCGGTGTCAATGTCAGGCTCTACCATGTATTGGTCTATACAGTCTGCGGATTATTCACCGGTGTTGCTGCTCTGGCGTACGCGGCTGCCACGCCTACCATTCAGCCGGGACAGGGAGCCGGTATGGAGATGGATGCCATCGGCGGCGCGATTGTCGGCGGCGTATCGGCGGCAGGCGGATACGGGACGATTCCCGGTATATTCGTCGGCACCTGCGTTATTCTGGTGCTGAAGGTAGGTCTGCCATTTGTCGGTCTGAATGCAAACTGGCAGCAGATCATTACGGGGCTTGTATTGCTGGCGGCGGTATTGATCGATATCGTGAAACAGAGAAGAGCAGCAAAGGCATATTAGTTTTCATGGTATTCGTTCACGTAAAAATAGAATCTTTTGCACAAAATAGAATCATTTTCGGCGTATAAAATACAAAAAGCGCATGAAAGTAAAAAATGTACTTGAAAAATAGAATGAATTGGTGTATATTCATACTATAACCAAACAAATGGAGAAATACATAAGAATGAATAATGTATTTCTCGGATGAATTCATCCGGATATCAAATTTTGATTACCGAATGAATCGAACAGAAAGGAGCATAAAAATGATTTTGACAAAGAAAACGGTACGGGTAAAAAACGCAGTGGTAGGTGGTAGTGACTACACAAGATTTATAGCAATCGCACCGTCAAGTGCTGAAGACATGAGATGTCAGATGAAAGAGGCGGCGGCGTTGGGAGAAGCCGGTATTGAGATTCAAGTCGGAAATCTTGCAAACATCAGTGACGCGCTTGTTGTTTTGAAAGAATGTAAAGATGACATGGCAGGGCAGGCGGTGATCCTTAACCTGGATACAACAGGCTGCGACGCGGCAGCATCGGATGATGAGAAGTTGAAAGCGGCAGAAGAAGCCGCAAAGGCAGGTATCGTTGATATCATCGGTGCGGAGGCATTCGCATCTGAGACATATGTTGCGGCAATGAAGAAGATTACGGTTGAAAGCGGCGTGAAATTGATGCTTTCTTATATCAATTTTGACGGAATTGCGTCGGAAGATGAGATCATACATACGGCAAAAGCAGCAGAGACGAAAGGTGCAGACATGGTTTACCTTGCGTATATGACGAAAAATGACCCCGATGTGATCGTGCTGGGCTATGCGGCAAAGAAAATCGCGGCGGACAATCTTATCAGCGTGCCGGCTTGTATATTTCCGATGGGAGAAGTCGGATTCCAGACACGTATCTTGTCGGAGCGATGCGGAAATAACTTCGGTTTCTATCATCTCGCCGAACCGGAAAGCGGCCTGTTCGAAAGCTATGCACAGTATCAGGCGATGCATGAGATTTACGGCGGCTGCGAGAAAATACAGAGCAAAGTTCAGTTCAACATGGGTGAGAAACACGTCATGGGAGGCAAACGTTTCATCCGTTGTTTCATGCTGAAAGAGAGGACGAAGAACGATATTCTGGAAGCGGCAAGAAATGTGGCGCGTTACAACCCGGAGATGGTCGAATGGCGCGTGGATTACTGTCTGCCGATGGACAGCAGCAAATTTACAGAAGACTACTGGAAAAATACTCTGAAAGAGATCAAAGAAATCCTGCCGGATGTTCCGATGCTCATGACATTCCGTGTCAAGAAAGAGGGTGGAAAAACATGGTATCCGGATGCGCTTCGTTTAAAAATGGCCTGCGCACTGGTAGGTACAGGATTGGTTGAATACTGTGACTGTGAGATCGACAATGACATCGATTATATCAACACACTCAAAGATGCCTGCGTGAAATCAGATACAAAATTTGTTGTATCGCAGCATAAATGGACAGAGACGCCGGGCAATGAGGAGATTGCGGCAACTTTCAGAGAATGTGTGGAAAAAGGCGCAGATCTTCCGAAATTCTATTTGATGGCGACGAATTACGACGATGCAGTCCGGACATCTGTCGTGACGAAAAAGCTCAGAGAAGAGGAACTGGATATGCCGATCATTATCTGTGCGATGGGAGATACCGGATTGATCACCAGGACGCTTGGCGGCTGCATGGGCGCTGACTTTGAGTTCATTGATGTTACCGGCATCAAGGGCGGAGAGGAAGAAGACGTCCGCTACGTTGATCAGCTGGCAGAAATTTTTGAATATTAAGGAGGATATGATATGAAAGCAGCAATATTTGAGGGCGAAGGTGTCCTTACCGTGAAGGATATTCCGGCGCCGAAGATCGTAAAGCCGGACGATGTGATTATTAAAGTGGAGGCGGCCAGCATCTGCGGCAGCGATATCCATGGACTGGCAGTGCCTCCGGGACAGTATATGAAGCCCGGCATCATTTACGGACATGAGTTCAGCGGCGTGGTCGCCGAAGTCGGTGATGAGGTAACAGGGTTTGCGGTTGGCGACAGAGTGGCTGTCAACCCGCGTGTCCGCTGCGGGAGCTGCTATGAGTGCACCCATGGAAGAGGTGATCTCTGTTCCAACTCAGACCATTACGGACAGCTCGCGGACGGCGGATTTGCAGAATATGCGCGGACAAGCGCCAAGCAGCTCTATCATGTGGCAGACGGCGTCAGCCCGGATCTTGCGGCACAGACAGAACCGCTGGCATGTGTTGTCAGTTCGCTCAGAAAAGTAAATCCGATACCGATGGATTATGTGATTCTCTACGGTGCGGGTCCCATTGGCCTGACATTCCTGCGCACACTGAAAGCATTCGGCGTAAAAAATCTCATCATGACGGCAAAAGGTGAAGATCGTGTGGCTGAGGCAAAAGCATGCGGCGCCGATATCGTTGTGGATGTAGAAAAAGAAAATATTGAGGATGTTGTAAAGGCAAACTGGCCGTTCAAGGCAGACGTGATTATCGATGCGGTGGGGAGAGGCGCTGTTCTTCCGGAGGCAATGAAACTGATCAACCCGCAGGGACGTATCCTTCTCTTTGGACTGGACAACAACGCCCGTTCTGAAATCGCACCGGGCGCAGTCGTACTGGATGAGATCATGATCGTCGGTGCACTGGGCAAGGATTTCCCGGGAGCTCTGGAACTGCTTCAAAATGAAGAACTCGGGCTTGAGAAATTTATCACCCACAGGTTTACACTGGAAGACATTCATAAAGGAATCGAGCTGATGAGGAACAAGAAGGCGTGCCGTGTATTGATCTATCCTAACGGGCTGCCCGGGAATGACTGATCGGAGAGGAAGATGACCATGAAAGAAGGAATGATGAAAGGGATTGCTTTTATCGGCACCGGCAAATATGCGCATGTGGAAAGACCGATTCCGAAAATTGAAAAGAATCACGATGTGCTGATCAGGATACTTGCCACAAGCATCTGCGGTACAGACGTACATATTCTGGCAACACCGCCGCTGTATCCGGCGACGCTGGGAACTATTATCGGTCACGAGATGGTGGGCGAGGTCGTGGAATGCGGCAGTGAAGTGACAGAATTTGGGGCTGGCGACCGCGTGATCATGGACAACAATATCGCCTGTGGGACGTGTGAGATCTGCAGGCTCGGAGACTACAATGTCTGTCCGAATATGAAGTCTATCGGTATGGAGATTGACGGAACGTTCGCACAGTACTGTGTGGCGCCGGACAGTAACCTGGCAAAGATCAGCAAAGATGTGCCCATTGAGCGGGCAATCTTTGCAGAGCCGCTGAATGTGGCATTCGGCGGATTGAAGAAAGTAAGGATGATGCCGGGGGACAATGTGGTGATCGTCGGCGGCGGTCCGATCGGAATGTATTTTGTAAAGCTATGCAAGCAGATGGGAGCCGGTAAGGTTCTTGTGACCGGAAGATCCCCGTCCCGCAGAAAGTATCTGGAAATGAGCGGTGCACACCGCATCATCAATACACGGGAAGAAGACCTGCTGACAGCGGTGCATGAGGAGATGCCGCTCGGTGCAGACCTGGTGATTGAGTGTGTCGGCACCATGATCGGTCCGTGTGTTGATTGCTGCAGGCCGGGAGGAACGGTGCTCGTGGAAGGATTGAGCGAGAATGAGTATCAGAGCATCAGCCAGCACATCATCGCGCGTAAGGGAGTGAATGTGATCGGCAGCTTCATCGGAAATAACGTTCTTCAGGCGGTTGCCAACGGACTGAACAGCGGAATGCTGGATTTCGAATATATGATTACCCATAAACTGACATTTGATCAGTTTGACGAGGGACTGGAAGCGATGCGAAACGGAACGGCGCTGGAAGTCATACTGTATCCATGGGGACTCCCCGGGGAATCGTAACGGACAGCAGGAAAGGAGAAGATATGGAATTAGCAATTGGAGTAGTGGGACTCGGCGCGATCGGCAGAGATCATGTCAAACGTTTTCATGAACGGATCACCGGCTGTAAAGTGGTTGCTGTTTCCGAAGTAAATCAGGAAGTCGGACGCAGGGTTGCCGAGCAGTACGGCGCAAAATTTTATGCGGACGGCGAAGAACTGATCAACAGCCCCGAAGTTCAGGCGGTGGTGGTCACTACATGGGATCCGGCTCATGCGCAGTATGTACTGGCAAGTATCAAGGCCGGCAAATATGTGTTCTGCGAGAAGCCGCTGGCAACGGAGGCTGCAGAGTGTGAGAAGATTCTTGCGGCGGAGCAGGCATTCGGCAGAAAAATCGTTCAGGTCGGGTTTATGCGCCGCTATGATCCGGGCTATACGGAACTGAAGAAAACGATCGAGGAAGGAAAAATCGGTCAGCCCCTGATCGTCCATGCGTGTCACAGAAATATGACCCATGCGGCGACGATGACATCGGAGATGTCCATCAAAAACTCCGGCGTTCATGAAATCGATGTTCTGCGCTGGCTTCTGGATGACGAGTATGTATCAGGGCAGGTCGTTCTTCCGCGGCAGAGCCGCATTTCGGCCAAAGAGGGACTGCAGGATCCGCAGATCATGATGCTGAGAACGAAGCAAGGGATCTGTATTGACGTGGAGATCAGTCAGAGTTCCGGATACGGATATGATATTCAGTGTGAAGTTGTGGGTGATCTGGGGACGGCAAAGCTGCCGGATCCGCCAGGAGTGATCACGAAGACGGATTGCAGCCGCGTGACAGGCATCATGCCGGGATGGGAAACACGGTTTGTTGAGGCATACAACATTGAGATGCAGGACTGGGTTGACCGCGTGAAAAATGCGCAGCCGCTCGTCGGCGCCTCCGCATGGGACGGCTATGTGGCCTGTGTGACATCCAATATATTGGGACAGTGCCGCGAGGAAGGCGGAACATCAAAGGAAATCGTCCTTCCGGAAAAACCGGAATTTTATAACTAAGAGGAGACGCTATGCATTACAATGGACCGATCGTACGGCCGCAGACAGATGCAGACAGTATTTTTATTGAAGTGACCGTAGGCTGTACTCACAATCAATGCAGTTTTTGTAATTTTTATGAAGGATATCCCTTTTCTGTCGCATCAATGCAGCAGATTGAAGAGGATTTGATCGAGGCGAGCCGAAGATACCCCGCGGCGAAAAAAATCTGGGCCAACGGAGGCAATCCATATGCGCTCGGCACAGAAAGACTGGCCACAATCGGCAGGCTGATCAAAACATATTTTCCGGAAAGCCGCATATCTGCTTACGCCAGAGTCACGGATCTTACACGAAAGAGTGTGGAAGAGATGAGACTGCTGAGAACGTGTGGATTCGAGGATTTGGTTGTAGGCTTTGAGACGGGCGATGATGAGGCGCTTGCATACGTAAATAAAGGATACACATCAGCGGATGTCCTGTCAGGCTGTAAAAAATTAGAGGAAGCGGGGATTGATTATCGGCTGATTTTTCTGGGCGGTCTGGCGGGCAGAGGAAAATGTGAAGAATCTGCAAAAAAGACGGCACATCTGCTGAATCAGCTGAATCCGTATCTGATGTATTTGAATTCCGTATCGATACTGCGGGGGACAAAATTGTACGAAGACCGTGAAAGCGGCATTTTCCAGGAAGCGGGAGAGCGGGAGCTCGTATTGGAATTCATCACGATGCTGGAACGCCTGGAACATGAGATCGCAATTTTTGCGGCACCGAACACAACGCCCTTTTCCTTTTTTGTGGATTTGCAGCCGCAAAAGCAAGAGCTTCTCGACTTTATGCGAAAGTATATAGATGAACTTGATGAGAAGCAGGAAGAACAGATTGCAAAGCAAAGGAGCAGCGGCAGAAGCGTTTAGAAACCATTTAAAGTCGTAAGACACTGAGGAACAGGTAAGAGAGAGGAAAAATCTTATGAGAAAAAAAGTATTGGCACTGGGACTTATCTTCGCTATGACATTGTCGCTTTTCGGATGCGGGGGAAAAGAAGAAGGAGCAGCTTCGACAGACATAGCCGCGGCAGAAAAAACAGATGAAACAGAAAAAGAAACAACAAAAGAAGGCAGGGATGAGACGGCAGGGTCCGAAGTGACCACGGTAGGTGACTCCGAGGCCTGGGTAATGAACATGGACGATATGCTGGCGGGTTCCCCGTTTGAAGGATTGACAGCAAATGAAGCATACAGTTATCAGCTGATTGTAAAGTCTTTTTCAGCGAGCTTTTTCACGGCGGTTGCAGAAGGAGCCGAAGCGGCGGCCGAAGAGCTGGGTGTTGAACTGA
The Ruminococcus gauvreauii genome window above contains:
- a CDS encoding radical SAM protein: MHYNGPIVRPQTDADSIFIEVTVGCTHNQCSFCNFYEGYPFSVASMQQIEEDLIEASRRYPAAKKIWANGGNPYALGTERLATIGRLIKTYFPESRISAYARVTDLTRKSVEEMRLLRTCGFEDLVVGFETGDDEALAYVNKGYTSADVLSGCKKLEEAGIDYRLIFLGGLAGRGKCEESAKKTAHLLNQLNPYLMYLNSVSILRGTKLYEDRESGIFQEAGERELVLEFITMLERLEHEIAIFAAPNTTPFSFFVDLQPQKQELLDFMRKYIDELDEKQEEQIAKQRSSGRSV
- a CDS encoding Gfo/Idh/MocA family protein yields the protein MELAIGVVGLGAIGRDHVKRFHERITGCKVVAVSEVNQEVGRRVAEQYGAKFYADGEELINSPEVQAVVVTTWDPAHAQYVLASIKAGKYVFCEKPLATEAAECEKILAAEQAFGRKIVQVGFMRRYDPGYTELKKTIEEGKIGQPLIVHACHRNMTHAATMTSEMSIKNSGVHEIDVLRWLLDDEYVSGQVVLPRQSRISAKEGLQDPQIMMLRTKQGICIDVEISQSSGYGYDIQCEVVGDLGTAKLPDPPGVITKTDCSRVTGIMPGWETRFVEAYNIEMQDWVDRVKNAQPLVGASAWDGYVACVTSNILGQCREEGGTSKEIVLPEKPEFYN